A section of the Meles meles chromosome 8, mMelMel3.1 paternal haplotype, whole genome shotgun sequence genome encodes:
- the LOC123948750 gene encoding olfactory receptor 52D1-like, whose protein sequence is MSNNTNFHPSTFLLLGIPGMEAIHTWLSVPFCLVYLSALMGNFAILLIIRADSNLHEPIFFFLCMLSMADLIISTTAVPKILSIFWFHGREIYFEACLVQVFLIHSLCSMASGFILAMAFDRYVAICDPLRHSTILTRRVIKNLGLAIVFRGVLLFSPQPFMLRWLPYCRTNIIPHTYCEFMALIKLACAETRICRIYSLTAAFLTGGLDFLLILCSYVIILYTVFHLPSKAARFKTLGTCGSHVCVILTAYTPAFFTFLTHRFGQHVAPHIHIFVANIHLLVPPMVNPMIYGIRTKRIRDRFLQVFTFHKF, encoded by the coding sequence ATGTCAAATAATACGAATTTCCATCCCAGTACTTTTCTTCTCCTGGGCATTCCAGGGATGGAGGCCATCCACACTTGGCTGTCAGTGCCCTTCTGCCTTGTCTACTTGAGTGCTCTCATGGGTAATTTTGCCATTCTACTTATTATCAGAGCAGATTCCAACCTGCACGAgcccattttcttcttcctctgtatGCTCTCTATGGCTGACTTGATCATCTCCACTACTGCTGTGCCCAAAATCCTCAGCATTTTTTGGTTCCACGGCAGGGAGATATATTTTGAAGCCTGCCTTGTACAAGTGTTTCTTATTCATTCACTATGCAGCATGGCGTCAGGTTTTATCTTGGCCATGGCCTTTGACAGGTATGTGGCAATCTGTGATCCTCTGAGACATTCTACTATCCTGACACGTAGAGTCATCAAGAACTTGGGGCTGGCTATTGTCTTCCGTGGGGTTTTGCTCTTCAGCCCTCAACCCTTCATGCTTCGGTGGCTTCCTTACTGTAGAACTAATATCATCCCTCACACTTACTGTGAATTTATGGCTCTGATCAAGCTTGCTTGTGCGGAAACCAGGATCTGCAGAATCTACAGTCTGACTGCTGCCTTCCTCACTGGAGGTTTAGATTTCCTACTGATCCTATGTTCCTATGTTATCATCCTTTACACGGTCTTCCATCTTCCATCCAAGGCTGCTCGATTCAAGACCTTGGGCACTTGTGGATCCcatgtgtgtgtgattttaaCGGCCTACACTCCTGCTTTTTTCACTTTCCTTACTCACAGATTTGGTCAACATGTGGCTCCTCATATTCACATCTTTGTGGCTAACATCCACCTCCTTGTTCCACCCATGGTGAACCCGATGATCTATGGCATTAGAACCAAGAGGATCAGAGATCGATTCCTTCAAGTTTTCACTTTTCACAAATTCTGA